Proteins encoded by one window of Synechococcus sp. WH 7805:
- a CDS encoding M23 family metallopeptidase yields MVLRWLAAPILLTLPLAPSPNGAFESTGTFDHSLESLEKNRVITPAERKQLETGDVTRPAEAPAFEQACRSGALSQQECRNGVALRGRNQRRETRVVLNGRDEILTGLSRRSVDGRPLPPISVPVSALLAGSTGGFRLESVFAVSPRPASIPGNGNRQLLFPIIGSAITTSGFGWRIHPIVGQWLMHAGKDFAAPEGTPVVAALSGTVLSSGLAGGYGIAVELDHGDPPRRTLYGHLSEIYVKAGQTVRQGEVIGRVGSTGLSTGPHLHFELRRPEDDGWVATDPGDLDLNPLTASGADAVSMLVGQLMNSLERPDSSSSGA; encoded by the coding sequence TTGGTACTTCGCTGGCTTGCTGCACCGATTCTTCTAACGCTGCCGTTGGCTCCCTCGCCCAACGGCGCTTTTGAGAGCACAGGGACGTTTGATCATTCTCTTGAATCCCTTGAGAAGAACCGGGTCATTACCCCTGCTGAGCGCAAACAGCTGGAGACCGGAGACGTCACCCGCCCGGCTGAAGCCCCTGCGTTTGAGCAGGCTTGCCGTTCGGGTGCTCTGTCTCAGCAGGAATGTCGCAACGGTGTGGCTCTACGCGGTCGTAACCAACGGCGTGAAACCCGCGTGGTGTTGAACGGCAGGGATGAAATCCTGACCGGCCTGTCCAGGCGAAGTGTGGATGGACGTCCGCTCCCGCCCATTTCCGTTCCGGTTTCAGCTCTTCTTGCCGGCTCAACGGGAGGATTCCGCCTCGAATCGGTTTTCGCGGTCTCTCCCCGTCCGGCGTCGATCCCCGGAAATGGCAACCGACAGCTGCTGTTCCCAATCATCGGATCAGCCATCACCACCAGTGGGTTCGGTTGGCGCATCCATCCAATTGTGGGTCAGTGGCTGATGCATGCAGGCAAGGATTTTGCTGCTCCGGAAGGGACGCCGGTTGTAGCAGCCCTGTCTGGAACTGTTCTGAGCAGTGGCCTCGCCGGTGGTTATGGCATCGCTGTTGAGCTCGACCATGGAGATCCACCAAGACGGACGCTCTATGGACACCTCTCCGAGATTTATGTGAAAGCGGGACAGACCGTGCGACAGGGCGAGGTGATCGGGCGTGTCGGCAGCACGGGCCTGAGTACTGGGCCCCATCTTCACTTTGAGCTCCGTCGCCCTGAGGACGACGGATGGGTCGCTACCGATCCCGGCGATCTCGATCTCAATCCACTCACTGCATCAGGTGCCGATGCGGTGTCCATGCTGGTCGGCCAGCTGATGAACAGTCTCGAACGGCCTGACTCCTCATCATCAGGAGCCTGA
- a CDS encoding response regulator transcription factor: MGAPAAPSIRILLVDDEARLTDLLKMELEVEGYDVIVAADGASGLFHARETPGPDLIVLDWNLPDFSGIDICQRIRSSGVTTPILMLTGHDDISDRVTALDAGVDDYLIKPFSIEELMARLRAMQRRAITFSAINGDGPQPETLKVGNLSMNTSTRDVSRGDRLIQLSVKEYELLNFLMRGQGKVLTRADIMRGVWGENFYGDDNLLDVYIRYLRQKLESKDLPTLIHTVRGVGFILREEIQDSGS; the protein is encoded by the coding sequence ATGGGAGCCCCTGCAGCTCCATCCATCCGCATCCTTCTGGTGGATGACGAGGCCCGTTTGACGGATCTTCTGAAAATGGAACTGGAAGTGGAAGGGTATGACGTAATCGTGGCCGCTGATGGGGCCTCAGGTCTCTTCCATGCCCGGGAGACGCCTGGCCCTGATTTGATTGTTTTGGATTGGAATCTGCCTGATTTCAGTGGCATTGATATTTGCCAAAGAATTCGTAGCAGTGGTGTCACAACACCAATCCTGATGCTCACCGGGCATGACGACATTTCCGATCGGGTCACCGCCTTGGATGCAGGCGTGGATGACTACTTAATCAAGCCTTTTTCTATTGAAGAACTGATGGCCAGGTTGCGGGCCATGCAACGCCGAGCCATCACGTTCTCGGCGATCAACGGTGACGGACCCCAGCCGGAAACCCTCAAAGTGGGGAATCTCAGCATGAATACAAGCACCAGGGATGTGTCCCGTGGTGATCGATTGATTCAGCTCTCGGTCAAGGAATACGAACTGCTGAATTTCCTGATGCGCGGCCAGGGCAAGGTGCTGACGCGCGCCGACATCATGCGTGGGGTCTGGGGGGAAAACTTCTATGGGGACGACAATCTTCTCGATGTTTATATCCGCTATCTGAGACAGAAGCTGGAGTCCAAAGACCTTCCAACACTGATTCACACTGTGCGAGGGGTGGGATTCATCCTCAGAGAGGAGATCCAAGACTCAGGCTCCTGA
- a CDS encoding ABC transporter ATP-binding protein, which produces MADTIPSERRPVAELKAVSKVYGSGDTQVRALDGLDLTVLQGDYLAVMGASGSGKSTAMNILGCLDRPTSGSYRLNGNAVELLDDDALADLRNQELGFVFQQFHLLPHASALENVMLPMIYAGIEVHERRDRARAALERVGLGDRLENRPNQLSGGQQQRVAIARAIINQPALLLADEPTGALDSRTTDDVLNLFDSLHRQGITVVLVTHEDDVAARAERVAHFRDGQVERWEIPAENPSPSKHL; this is translated from the coding sequence TTGGCTGACACCATCCCGTCCGAACGCCGGCCGGTCGCTGAATTGAAAGCCGTCAGCAAGGTGTACGGCTCAGGCGACACCCAGGTCAGAGCATTGGATGGGCTGGATCTCACAGTGCTTCAGGGTGACTACTTGGCTGTGATGGGTGCCAGCGGATCCGGCAAGAGCACCGCGATGAATATCCTTGGCTGCTTGGATCGCCCCACCAGCGGGTCCTACCGCCTCAACGGCAATGCCGTTGAGCTGCTTGATGATGATGCGCTTGCCGATCTACGCAACCAAGAGCTGGGGTTCGTGTTCCAGCAGTTCCACCTTCTCCCCCATGCCTCGGCCTTGGAGAATGTGATGCTGCCGATGATCTATGCCGGCATTGAGGTGCATGAGCGGAGAGACCGCGCCCGTGCGGCCCTGGAGCGGGTTGGGCTGGGGGATCGACTCGAGAACAGACCGAATCAATTGTCTGGAGGTCAGCAGCAGCGGGTGGCCATCGCACGGGCAATCATCAATCAACCGGCGCTTTTGCTCGCGGATGAGCCGACAGGAGCCCTGGACTCGCGCACGACGGACGACGTCCTCAATCTGTTTGACAGTCTCCATCGTCAGGGGATCACAGTGGTTCTGGTGACCCATGAAGACGACGTGGCCGCCCGCGCAGAGCGCGTGGCTCATTTCCGCGATGGACAGGTGGAACGCTGGGAGATCCCAGCCGAGAATCCGAGCCCTTCAAAACACCTCTGA
- a CDS encoding NAD(P)H-quinone oxidoreductase subunit N, with amino-acid sequence MPEMGALLLSTTALAAPGELLNLSLNASAVAPEGAVLLAMLATLLVDLAGEKTSSRWVPPICYAGLGTALLLLALQWNAPLESSFLGAFLPDHLAIAFRAVVALSTLLSLMISWRYAEQGGTPVGEYAAILLAATLGGMLLCGATDLVSVFVSLETLSVASYLLSGYMKRDARSSEAALKYLLVGSAAAAVFLYGSSLLYGLSGSTSLEAIGEALLTSPTPLAALALVFVLATVAFKIAAVPFHQWTPDVYEGSPTPVVAFLSVGSKAAGFALALRLLVGCFGSFDTQWKLLFTVLAVLSMTLGNVVALAQTSMKRMLAYSSIGQAGFVMIGLVCGTEDGFAAMVLYTAAYLFMNLGAFACIILFSIRTGSDRIADYAGLYQKDPLITLGLSLCLLSLGGIPPMLGFFGKIYLFFAGWADHQYLLVVVGLITSVISIYYYIGVIKMMVVKEPQEASDAVKAYPPVQWSTLGLPPLRVALLACVVVTAVGGILSNPLFQWASDAVAGTPLLQQAIASVNGTPLG; translated from the coding sequence ATGCCCGAGATGGGTGCTCTGCTTCTGTCCACTACGGCATTGGCAGCTCCTGGGGAGCTGCTCAACCTCTCACTGAATGCCAGTGCTGTCGCACCGGAGGGTGCTGTTCTGCTCGCCATGCTGGCCACCCTTCTGGTGGATCTGGCCGGAGAGAAGACCTCCTCGCGCTGGGTTCCCCCCATTTGCTATGCGGGTTTAGGGACAGCTCTTCTGCTGCTGGCGCTTCAGTGGAATGCCCCCCTTGAATCCTCGTTCCTCGGCGCTTTCCTGCCGGACCACTTAGCGATCGCCTTCAGGGCTGTTGTGGCGCTCTCCACCCTGCTGTCTCTCATGATCAGCTGGCGGTACGCCGAACAGGGAGGAACCCCCGTCGGTGAATACGCAGCCATCCTTCTCGCGGCAACCCTTGGAGGGATGCTCCTCTGCGGAGCGACCGACCTGGTGAGCGTGTTCGTGTCACTGGAAACCCTATCTGTCGCGAGCTATCTCCTTTCCGGCTACATGAAGCGCGATGCGCGCAGTTCCGAGGCCGCTCTGAAATATCTGTTGGTGGGATCGGCTGCGGCCGCCGTCTTTCTGTATGGATCCTCACTGCTTTACGGCCTCAGCGGTTCCACAAGTCTTGAGGCAATCGGAGAGGCTCTCCTCACCAGCCCTACCCCGCTGGCTGCCCTGGCGCTGGTGTTTGTGCTGGCCACGGTGGCGTTCAAGATCGCTGCCGTTCCCTTCCACCAGTGGACACCTGATGTGTATGAAGGCTCGCCAACCCCTGTGGTCGCCTTTCTCTCCGTGGGCTCCAAGGCTGCCGGTTTCGCCCTTGCCCTGAGACTTCTTGTGGGGTGTTTCGGAAGCTTCGACACCCAGTGGAAGTTGCTATTCACCGTGCTGGCCGTGCTGAGCATGACCCTGGGGAATGTGGTCGCGCTGGCCCAAACGTCAATGAAACGGATGCTGGCTTACAGCTCCATCGGTCAAGCCGGATTCGTGATGATCGGCCTGGTGTGCGGAACCGAGGATGGCTTCGCAGCCATGGTTCTCTACACGGCGGCCTATCTGTTCATGAACCTTGGCGCCTTCGCCTGCATCATCCTGTTCTCGATCCGCACAGGAAGCGATCGGATCGCTGATTACGCGGGGCTTTACCAGAAAGATCCACTCATCACGCTTGGGCTCAGTCTCTGCCTGCTTTCCCTCGGGGGAATTCCTCCGATGCTCGGCTTCTTCGGAAAGATCTATCTCTTCTTCGCAGGCTGGGCTGATCACCAGTATCTGCTGGTCGTCGTCGGTCTGATCACGTCGGTCATCTCGATTTATTACTACATCGGTGTGATCAAGATGATGGTGGTGAAAGAGCCTCAGGAAGCCTCTGACGCCGTCAAGGCCTACCCACCCGTGCAGTGGTCCACCCTTGGCCTTCCCCCTTTGCGAGTCGCTCTCTTGGCGTGCGTTGTTGTGACAGCAGTGGGCGGAATTCTCTCCAACCCTCTCTTCCAGTGGGCGAGTGATGCTGTGGCCGGCACGCCCCTGCTGCAACAAGCAATCGCCAGTGTGAACGGAACCCCCCTTGGCTGA
- the topA gene encoding type I DNA topoisomerase, with amino-acid sequence MAHTLVIVESPTKARTIRGFLPKAFRVEASMGHVRDLPNNASEIPAAHKGQKWANLGVNTDADFEPLYVVPKDKKKIVKELKDALKGADQLLLATDEDREGESISWHLLQLLAPKVPVKRMVFHEITKEAIGRALDQTRELDMELVHAQETRRILDRLVGYTLSPLLWKKVAWGLSAGRVQSVAVRLLVQRERARRAFRSGSYWDLKAALEKAGTRFEAKLTHLEGQRIATGNDFDESTGGLKEGSKVRLLSEEDARNLSAAVEAADWSVTAVEEKPTVRRPVPPFTTSTLQQESNRKLRLSARETMRCAQGLYERGFITYMRTDSVHLSDQAISAARSCVESRYGKEYLSKSVRQFSTKSRNAQEAHEAIRPAGESFRAPQDTGLDGRDLALYELIWKRTVASQMAEARLTMLSVDLSAVNAVFRASGKRIDFPGFFRAYVEGSDDPDAALEGQEVLLPSLSVGDAPSLKDVEALGHQTQPPARFSEASLVKMLEKEGIGRPSTYASIIGTIVDRGYATLLNNSLTPSFTAFAVTSLLEEHFPDLVDPGFTARMENTLDEISHGTVQWLPYLEGFYKGDKGLESQVHQREGDIDPGASRTIDLEGLPCVVRIGRFGAYLESKRVGEDGEEELIKATLPREITPADLDHDQAELILKQKADGPEALGEDPETGDLVYLLFGQYGPYVQRGQVSDENPKPKRASLPKGVKPEDLSLDDALGLLRLPRLLGEHPDGGKVQAGLGRFGPYVVWDKGKGEKDYRSLKGDDDVLSVGLTRAMELLAMPKRGRGGRTALKDLGKPDGSEETIQVYDGPYGLYVKQGKVNASLPEGKGAEDITLEEALELLAAKASTKKSSSRKSAATKKPAAKKPAAKKPAAKPAAKKPPATTKSGRLRASAVRVIRPGDS; translated from the coding sequence GTGGCGCACACCCTGGTCATTGTTGAGAGCCCTACCAAGGCCCGAACCATCCGTGGTTTTCTTCCCAAGGCCTTTCGGGTTGAGGCGTCCATGGGCCATGTGCGTGACCTGCCGAACAATGCCAGCGAGATACCAGCGGCTCACAAAGGGCAGAAATGGGCCAATCTCGGTGTGAACACCGACGCCGACTTCGAGCCGCTGTACGTGGTGCCGAAGGACAAGAAGAAGATTGTTAAGGAGCTCAAGGATGCGCTGAAAGGTGCTGATCAGCTTCTGCTGGCGACTGATGAGGATCGCGAAGGAGAAAGCATCAGCTGGCACCTCCTCCAGCTTCTGGCCCCCAAAGTCCCCGTGAAGAGGATGGTCTTCCACGAGATCACGAAGGAGGCGATCGGGCGGGCTCTGGATCAGACCCGGGAGCTTGATATGGAGCTCGTGCATGCGCAGGAGACCCGCCGAATTCTCGACCGATTGGTGGGCTACACCCTCTCCCCGCTGTTGTGGAAGAAGGTGGCCTGGGGGTTGTCCGCCGGCCGGGTTCAATCGGTGGCTGTGCGTCTGCTCGTCCAGCGGGAACGGGCCCGACGGGCGTTCCGAAGCGGGAGCTACTGGGACCTCAAGGCCGCGTTAGAGAAAGCTGGTACTCGCTTTGAAGCCAAGCTCACCCATCTTGAGGGGCAACGCATTGCCACTGGCAATGATTTCGATGAAAGCACCGGCGGCCTGAAAGAAGGAAGCAAGGTGCGTCTCCTCAGCGAGGAGGATGCCCGAAACCTCTCCGCCGCTGTTGAGGCCGCGGACTGGAGCGTCACGGCCGTGGAGGAGAAACCCACGGTGCGCCGTCCCGTTCCGCCCTTCACCACCAGCACGCTCCAGCAGGAATCAAACCGGAAGTTGCGGCTGTCGGCACGGGAGACCATGCGTTGCGCTCAGGGGCTTTATGAGCGGGGCTTCATCACCTACATGCGAACGGATTCGGTGCACCTGTCGGATCAGGCCATCAGCGCAGCACGAAGCTGTGTGGAATCCCGCTACGGCAAGGAGTATCTGAGCAAGTCCGTGCGTCAGTTCAGCACCAAGTCCCGCAACGCCCAGGAAGCCCATGAGGCGATCCGCCCTGCCGGCGAGAGTTTCCGGGCTCCCCAAGACACTGGTCTGGACGGGAGGGATCTGGCCCTTTACGAACTGATCTGGAAGCGCACCGTGGCCAGTCAGATGGCTGAGGCCCGTTTGACCATGCTCTCCGTGGATCTCAGCGCTGTAAATGCCGTGTTCAGAGCCAGCGGCAAGCGCATCGATTTCCCGGGATTTTTCCGTGCCTATGTGGAGGGTAGTGATGATCCGGATGCAGCTCTGGAAGGCCAGGAGGTGCTGCTTCCCTCGCTGAGCGTTGGTGACGCACCGTCACTGAAGGACGTTGAAGCGCTCGGACACCAGACCCAGCCACCGGCGCGGTTCAGCGAAGCGTCCCTGGTGAAGATGCTGGAGAAGGAAGGCATCGGCCGTCCGTCCACCTATGCCTCGATCATTGGCACGATCGTGGATCGTGGTTACGCCACGCTTCTGAACAACTCCCTCACCCCCAGCTTCACAGCATTTGCTGTGACATCGCTCCTCGAGGAGCATTTCCCTGATCTGGTGGATCCGGGGTTCACGGCCCGGATGGAGAACACACTCGATGAGATCTCGCATGGGACCGTGCAGTGGCTTCCCTACCTCGAAGGGTTTTACAAAGGCGACAAAGGGCTTGAATCCCAGGTTCATCAACGCGAAGGCGATATCGATCCCGGTGCCTCCCGAACCATTGATCTCGAAGGCTTGCCTTGTGTGGTGCGGATCGGACGTTTCGGTGCCTACCTGGAGTCGAAACGCGTTGGGGAGGATGGCGAGGAGGAACTGATCAAGGCCACCCTGCCGAGGGAAATCACCCCGGCTGATCTTGATCACGATCAGGCGGAACTGATCTTGAAGCAGAAGGCTGATGGACCGGAAGCCCTGGGTGAAGATCCCGAAACCGGTGACCTTGTCTATCTGCTGTTTGGGCAGTACGGCCCTTACGTGCAGCGAGGGCAGGTGAGTGATGAGAATCCGAAGCCCAAGCGTGCTTCTTTGCCCAAAGGCGTCAAACCTGAGGATCTCAGTCTTGATGATGCTCTGGGGTTGCTGCGTTTGCCGCGTTTGCTCGGTGAGCACCCCGATGGCGGCAAGGTTCAGGCCGGTTTGGGGCGATTCGGTCCCTACGTGGTTTGGGATAAGGGCAAGGGAGAGAAGGACTACCGCTCTCTGAAGGGCGATGACGATGTCCTGTCGGTAGGGCTGACCCGCGCCATGGAACTGCTGGCGATGCCCAAGCGGGGACGGGGCGGCCGCACAGCCCTCAAGGACCTGGGGAAACCCGATGGCAGCGAGGAGACCATTCAGGTGTACGACGGTCCTTACGGCCTGTATGTGAAGCAGGGCAAGGTCAATGCATCCCTTCCCGAGGGCAAGGGCGCGGAGGACATCACCCTGGAGGAAGCTTTGGAGCTGCTGGCTGCGAAGGCCTCAACGAAAAAATCCAGCAGCCGCAAATCCGCTGCCACCAAAAAGCCGGCGGCGAAGAAACCCGCTGCCAAAAAACCAGCTGCCAAGCCAGCTGCGAAAAAGCCACCGGCCACCACCAAGTCGGGACGCCTCCGGGCCAGTGCGGTGCGGGTGATCCGGCCTGGTGATTCCTGA
- a CDS encoding DUF2232 domain-containing protein, which produces MPPALSHRQALRMMECSYLAAAAALIWLALYYLPVGGSLFRLALPLPLALLTVRRGSRAGLEGLAVSILLLMALMGPVRGPLMLFPYGLLSLWLGWCWQHRQSWWISWGFGLVIGAAGFLVRVVALSLLVGENLWVVITRAGAGLLDRLLELLQLPLAPDLLLVQVMALVLVVIQQLIYVLALHALAYWIFPRLQAPVPEPPRLLNGLVALDPL; this is translated from the coding sequence ATGCCACCAGCTCTCAGCCATCGACAGGCTCTGCGCATGATGGAGTGCTCGTACCTGGCGGCCGCCGCAGCTCTGATCTGGCTCGCGCTTTACTACCTCCCGGTGGGTGGTTCACTCTTTCGGCTGGCTCTTCCACTTCCCCTCGCCCTGCTGACGGTGCGTCGGGGGAGCCGTGCGGGGCTTGAAGGGCTGGCGGTGTCGATCCTCTTGCTGATGGCCTTGATGGGGCCTGTGCGGGGCCCCTTAATGCTCTTCCCCTACGGCTTGCTGTCGCTCTGGCTGGGCTGGTGCTGGCAGCATCGGCAGAGCTGGTGGATCAGTTGGGGCTTCGGCTTGGTGATCGGAGCAGCAGGGTTTCTGGTGAGGGTCGTGGCCCTCTCCTTGCTGGTGGGTGAGAACCTCTGGGTGGTGATCACCCGAGCCGGTGCCGGACTGCTCGATCGCTTGCTTGAGCTGCTTCAGCTTCCGCTCGCGCCGGATCTTCTTTTGGTGCAGGTCATGGCCCTCGTCCTGGTTGTGATTCAGCAGCTGATCTACGTGCTGGCCCTCCATGCCTTGGCCTATTGGATCTTCCCCAGGCTGCAGGCGCCGGTTCCTGAGCCTCCGCGTCTTCTGAATGGTCTGGTTGCCCTCGATCCCCTCTGA